From Sardina pilchardus chromosome 9, fSarPil1.1, whole genome shotgun sequence, a single genomic window includes:
- the LOC134092061 gene encoding coatomer subunit zeta-1-like produces MDSFALEPTLYTVKAVLILDNDGERLYAKYYDDTYPTVKEQKAFEKNIFNKTHRTDSEIALLEGLTVVYKSNIDLYFYVIGSSHENELMLMSVLNCLFDSLSQMLRKNVERRALLENMEGLFLAVDEIVDGGVILESDPQQVVYRVALRGDDVPLTEQTVTQVLQSAKEQIKWSLLR; encoded by the exons ATGGACTCGTTCGCCCTG GAACCCACACTGTACACAGTAAAAGCAGTACTCATTCTTGATAATGATGGTGAACGACTGTATGCAAAG TATTATGATGACACATACCCTACAGTAAAGGAGCAGAAAGCATTTGAAAAGAACATCTTCAACAAGACTCACCGTACAGACA GTGAGATTGCACTTTTAGAAGGACTGACCGTGGTCTACAAGAGTAATATAGACTTATACTTCTATGTCATTGGAAGCTCACATGAAAATGAG CTGATGCTGATGTCTGTCCTGAACTGCCTGTTTGATTCTCTCAGTCAAATGTTGAG gaagaatgtggaaAGAAGAGCTTTGCTAGAGAACATGGAAGGATTGTTCCTAGCTGTCGATGAAATTGTAGATGGAGG AGTCATCCTAGAGAGTGACCCACAGCAGGTTGTCTATCGTGTAGCATTAAGG GGTGACGATGTTCCTTTGACAGAACAGACTGTGACTCAG GTGCTTCAGTCGGCAAAGGAACAAATCAAATGGTCACTACTGCGGTAG